A region of Candidatus Roizmanbacteria bacterium DNA encodes the following proteins:
- a CDS encoding fibronectin type III domain-containing protein, translating to MASLQRPHLGGSKRKLTVIFVALTTLVGLPVLLFVILAIQGFVSGVGSDKPVDVIASEITKSSAVITWHTDKKTQGVVEYGTTPTALNSYAPEVGSSKEHEVSLTLLSQSTTYYYQIRINGTTYDNSGVPWTFTTKNKDGEDVAEAIKGISTRIAREEEATEEAGISTSNCTVTDCNEIKAKLGKGCSSADYFKCISLQGTPGTSEYTGNSASTPTPTVAKTISTSNCAIKYLQVEPGKTCLSWTWDSFATKDPDCRKAYDRYVFQCSSKSFTSTNSEQIPTWYYNNAITNMTSNSVELNSKPPQGSTVYCQVRAEDANGITTEWVEASAVCDYPPTPTPTP from the coding sequence ATGGCTTCGCTTCAACGTCCACACTTAGGCGGATCAAAACGAAAACTGACTGTTATATTTGTAGCACTCACAACTCTTGTGGGGCTTCCGGTTCTGTTGTTTGTTATTCTGGCGATCCAGGGGTTTGTATCCGGTGTGGGAAGCGATAAACCGGTTGATGTTATCGCCTCGGAAATCACCAAATCATCCGCAGTTATCACGTGGCATACCGATAAAAAAACGCAGGGTGTTGTGGAATACGGAACGACACCGACAGCACTCAATTCCTATGCTCCGGAAGTCGGATCATCCAAGGAGCATGAGGTGAGCCTGACGTTGTTATCTCAATCAACAACTTATTATTATCAAATACGGATAAACGGTACGACATATGATAACTCCGGCGTGCCCTGGACATTTACGACCAAGAATAAAGACGGCGAAGACGTCGCTGAGGCGATAAAAGGGATTTCAACCCGTATTGCCCGTGAAGAAGAAGCTACGGAAGAAGCGGGGATAAGCACAAGTAACTGTACCGTAACCGACTGTAATGAAATTAAAGCAAAGCTCGGAAAAGGGTGTAGCTCGGCTGATTATTTCAAATGTATATCTCTGCAGGGGACACCCGGTACGAGTGAGTATACCGGCAATTCCGCTTCTACACCCACACCTACTGTCGCCAAGACAATCTCGACTTCAAACTGTGCGATAAAATACCTTCAGGTTGAGCCGGGTAAAACCTGCCTGTCATGGACATGGGATTCATTTGCCACAAAGGATCCTGATTGCCGAAAAGCGTATGATCGCTACGTGTTTCAGTGCAGCAGCAAAAGTTTTACTTCAACGAATTCTGAGCAGATCCCAACCTGGTATTACAATAACGCAATCACAAATATGACTTCAAACAGTGTCGAACTGAACAGTAAACCACCACAGGGTTCGACGGTTTATTGTCAGGTAAGAGCAGAGGATGCAAACGGAATAACGACAGAATGGGTTGAAGCTTCAGCTGTCTGTGATTATCCACCGACGCCGACACCTACACCTTAA
- a CDS encoding site-2 protease family protein, with amino-acid sequence MLTLLLTNPILFLLSAVSLVIAITIHEFAHAKMADHLGDPTPRLQGRVTLNPAAHLDLYGTIFLLLVGFGWGKPVQFDPFNLDNARKDAALISIVGPVSNFVLAIASSVILYLFTFFGLEIPFIIGSLLIVFIQMNILLGVFNLLPVHPLDGFKIVEGLLNEQQAREWHQLERYGFLFLIVLILPIGGQSMLHTILDPVMSFINQLLIPLS; translated from the coding sequence ATGCTTACTTTATTGCTCACTAACCCGATACTCTTCCTGTTAAGCGCCGTATCACTGGTAATTGCCATTACCATTCATGAGTTTGCCCATGCAAAAATGGCCGATCATCTGGGGGATCCCACTCCCCGTCTGCAGGGACGCGTGACTCTCAACCCGGCCGCACATCTTGATTTATACGGTACTATTTTTTTGTTACTGGTAGGATTCGGCTGGGGTAAGCCTGTCCAATTCGATCCTTTCAATCTTGACAACGCAAGAAAGGATGCCGCTTTGATCTCTATTGTGGGTCCCGTATCAAATTTTGTATTAGCTATAGCAAGTTCCGTTATCCTCTATCTGTTCACATTTTTTGGTTTAGAGATTCCCTTTATTATAGGATCACTCCTTATTGTCTTCATCCAGATGAATATTCTTCTTGGGGTATTCAATTTACTTCCCGTTCACCCACTTGACGGATTTAAAATCGTTGAAGGACTGCTTAATGAACAGCAGGCACGGGAATGGCATCAGCTTGAGAGATACGGTTTCTTATTTTTGATTGTCCTTATTTTACCTATCGGAGGACAATCCATGCTTCATACGATACTTGATCCTGTGATGAGCTTTATTAACCAACTCCTGATCCCGCTTTCATAA
- the def gene encoding peptide deformylase, whose product MILPLVKVPNKVLSTPAKPVKQFDERLKKLIKDMAETLIAAKDPEGVGLAAPQVGVGLSLFVTRPDKRAKVREYINPKLLKIVDIPVEKKDGKTTLEGCLSVDRIWSPIERPQKVLLTYQTLDGEKREEWFEGFKAVIMQHEVDHLNGILFTARAMEQQSPLYEERNGELHEMKV is encoded by the coding sequence ATGATTTTACCGCTTGTGAAGGTGCCAAACAAAGTTTTGAGCACTCCCGCAAAACCCGTAAAACAATTTGATGAACGACTGAAAAAGCTCATAAAAGATATGGCAGAAACTCTTATTGCCGCAAAAGATCCCGAAGGAGTCGGACTTGCGGCACCTCAGGTCGGAGTGGGACTTTCGCTTTTTGTGACTCGCCCTGACAAACGGGCAAAAGTACGTGAGTATATCAATCCTAAACTTCTGAAAATAGTTGATATCCCCGTGGAAAAGAAAGACGGCAAAACGACTCTCGAAGGCTGTCTTTCGGTAGACCGGATCTGGTCTCCTATTGAAAGGCCTCAAAAGGTACTGCTTACATACCAGACACTTGACGGAGAAAAACGTGAAGAATGGTTTGAAGGCTTTAAAGCGGTCATTATGCAGCATGAAGTGGATCACCTAAACGGCATACTCTTTACGGCACGCGCTATGGAACAGCAATCTCCTTTATATGAAGAACGGAACGGAGAACTTCACGAAATGAAAGTATAA
- a CDS encoding glycosyltransferase family 2 protein — translation MAKLSLCIATFNEEEFIRYPLDSVYDIVEEVIIVDGGSEDKTLEIAKSYGSKVTIYNEDNPAMFHINKQKAIEKATGDWILQLDADEAVSPELKDEIIRIIEGKTTEEYDGYWIPRRNWFLTKFLEKGGIYPDSTIRLYKKGKAHFPCKNVHENVDIKGKVGTLHKDILHYADPTFERYLSRWNRYTTLDAKELVKKKQELCGLCYFVMKPLGTFLSIYIRHKGFQDGFAGFVWALFSSIRWWVIYVKVRTLSNKS, via the coding sequence ATGGCAAAATTATCCCTTTGTATCGCAACTTTCAATGAAGAGGAGTTTATCCGTTACCCGCTTGATTCAGTGTATGATATTGTTGAAGAAGTTATTATTGTGGACGGCGGTTCCGAGGATAAAACGTTAGAAATTGCCAAATCATACGGCTCTAAAGTAACTATTTACAATGAAGACAATCCGGCAATGTTCCATATCAATAAGCAAAAGGCGATTGAGAAGGCCACAGGAGATTGGATTTTACAGCTCGATGCTGATGAGGCCGTGAGCCCAGAACTTAAAGATGAGATTATCCGTATCATTGAGGGGAAAACAACAGAGGAGTATGACGGGTATTGGATTCCACGGAGAAACTGGTTTTTGACAAAATTTCTGGAAAAAGGAGGTATATATCCCGACTCTACAATCAGATTGTATAAAAAAGGGAAAGCACATTTTCCCTGTAAAAATGTCCATGAAAATGTGGATATAAAGGGAAAAGTCGGAACACTTCATAAAGATATACTGCACTACGCAGATCCGACATTTGAACGATACTTAAGTCGTTGGAATCGTTATACAACGTTGGATGCGAAAGAACTCGTCAAGAAAAAACAGGAACTTTGTGGGTTGTGTTATTTCGTAATGAAGCCGTTAGGCACATTTTTGAGCATTTACATCCGTCATAAGGGTTTTCAGGACGGCTTTGCGGGCTTTGTCTGGGCACTCTTTTCTTCAATCCGCTGGTGGGTGATTTATGTAAAAGTCCGGACTCTCAGTAATAAATCCTAG
- the ychF gene encoding redox-regulated ATPase YchF, with protein MNLSIGIVGLPNIGKSTLFNALLKKTVADAANYPFCTIEPNVGVVEVPDERLPKIAEIVNTQKIVPAVVEFYDIAGLVAGASQGEGLGNKFLSHIREVAAIAHVVRLFEDDNVLHVANTVDPLRDISTIETELVLADLATLEKQKDLSVAARAKATKEEGHRADAVIKLKNHLNAGNPARTLRLTDDETEAAKDLHLLTMKPVIYVFNVSEGQLMDKETIEEKIRVILNEVKNPAMSTNGSFAHAQDDKHLPANALYLNAKLENEVLALDESDQKEYLNQYGLKETGLNRLIKKAYETLGLISFLTGGELEARAWTIPAGTLAPQAAAAIHTDFEKKFIKADIVPFQTFVEIGGWTKAREAGKVQIVGRDHEMKDGDVVEFKIGA; from the coding sequence ATGAATCTATCTATCGGTATTGTAGGACTTCCGAATATCGGAAAGTCGACACTCTTCAATGCTCTCTTGAAAAAAACCGTCGCTGATGCGGCGAATTATCCTTTTTGTACCATCGAACCGAATGTCGGTGTTGTCGAGGTACCGGATGAGCGTCTGCCGAAGATTGCCGAAATCGTAAACACTCAAAAAATTGTACCGGCAGTCGTCGAATTTTATGACATAGCCGGACTTGTTGCCGGGGCTTCACAAGGAGAAGGTCTGGGAAATAAATTTTTGTCCCATATCCGTGAAGTAGCGGCTATTGCGCACGTAGTCCGTCTTTTTGAAGATGACAACGTACTCCATGTCGCAAACACCGTCGATCCTCTTCGTGACATTTCAACGATAGAAACCGAACTTGTCCTTGCAGATCTTGCAACTCTTGAAAAGCAGAAAGATCTGTCAGTCGCAGCCCGTGCCAAAGCCACAAAAGAAGAAGGACATAGAGCAGATGCCGTTATCAAACTCAAAAACCATCTCAACGCCGGAAATCCTGCACGAACCCTCAGACTAACGGATGACGAAACAGAAGCTGCAAAAGACCTTCATCTTCTGACTATGAAGCCGGTAATTTATGTTTTTAATGTCTCGGAGGGGCAGTTGATGGACAAAGAAACGATTGAAGAGAAAATACGTGTCATTCTGAACGAAGTGAAGAATCCAGCAATGTCAACGAATGGATCCTTCGCGCATGCTCAGGATGACAAACATCTTCCAGCCAATGCTCTCTATCTTAATGCCAAGCTCGAAAATGAAGTCCTGGCTTTAGACGAATCAGATCAGAAAGAATATCTGAATCAGTACGGACTCAAAGAAACGGGTCTCAATCGTCTTATCAAGAAGGCATATGAAACACTCGGACTTATCTCATTCCTCACAGGAGGTGAACTTGAAGCACGTGCGTGGACTATCCCTGCCGGGACTCTTGCACCGCAAGCTGCAGCAGCAATTCATACGGATTTTGAAAAGAAGTTTATTAAAGCCGATATTGTACCCTTCCAAACCTTTGTTGAAATCGGCGGATGGACAAAAGCCCGTGAGGCAGGAAAAGTGCAGATCGTCGGTCGTGATCATGAAATGAAAGACGGCGATGTCGTGGAGTTCAAAATCGGGGCATAA
- the mgtE gene encoding magnesium transporter, producing the protein MPILHVRKRKLLVTGSKLMYYDDMAAVENLHTVNKLIEKGNYKEIKYLLLKMDFHKIAEIINHLHDQKRYIFSLLPPEIQSEVILHLSDQSKSVIIPKLSVYECARFLHFNDEDDATDIIQYLPGSKRQKVLLKIKEPKRKKIEKLLTFGKETAGGLMDLDYIIVKETFTFKDIADKVQEHITRENKVPFIILTAEDGKVLGFIPHKNLIFSSPNIPISKIVQKLPLISHKEDQEKILHKVDHLKSDAIGVVDAKGAILGIVHLRDLLRVAQAEATEDVYKFAGVQHEETPGDPIKLKVFMRYKWLIINLVTAFLAASVVGLFQDTISKMALLAVFMPIVAGEGGNAATQALAVVVRGIAMNDIDWREAKGIIFKEAMAGLFNGVIVGLIAGIVAVFFHGTPMLGVVLGIAMIANLFIAGFFGALVPFILKSMKIDPAIASTVFVTTATDIIGFFVFLGLGTILLL; encoded by the coding sequence ATGCCAATCCTGCACGTAAGAAAAAGAAAACTACTAGTCACGGGATCTAAACTTATGTATTATGATGATATGGCTGCTGTCGAAAATCTCCATACCGTCAACAAACTGATAGAAAAAGGAAATTACAAAGAGATCAAGTATCTTCTTCTGAAGATGGACTTTCATAAAATAGCCGAGATAATCAATCATTTGCATGATCAGAAACGATATATCTTTTCTCTTCTCCCTCCTGAAATTCAGTCAGAAGTCATTTTGCACCTCTCTGACCAGTCAAAAAGTGTGATCATTCCGAAACTTTCAGTCTATGAATGTGCCCGATTTCTCCATTTCAACGACGAGGATGACGCGACAGATATTATTCAATATCTCCCCGGTTCCAAACGTCAAAAAGTACTTTTGAAGATCAAAGAACCGAAACGTAAAAAAATTGAAAAACTTCTTACATTCGGTAAAGAGACTGCGGGCGGACTTATGGATTTGGATTATATTATTGTCAAAGAAACCTTTACATTCAAAGACATAGCCGACAAAGTACAGGAACATATCACGCGTGAAAACAAGGTGCCGTTTATCATTCTGACAGCAGAAGACGGAAAAGTTCTCGGTTTTATCCCCCACAAAAATCTGATTTTTAGTTCTCCGAATATCCCTATCAGTAAAATCGTACAAAAGCTCCCTCTGATAAGCCACAAAGAAGATCAGGAAAAAATTCTGCACAAGGTTGATCACCTCAAAAGCGATGCAATCGGTGTTGTAGATGCGAAAGGAGCAATTCTGGGCATTGTTCATTTGCGGGATCTCCTTCGTGTAGCTCAGGCTGAAGCTACGGAGGATGTATATAAATTTGCCGGAGTTCAGCATGAAGAGACTCCGGGAGATCCGATCAAACTAAAAGTTTTTATGCGCTATAAATGGCTTATCATCAATCTTGTTACGGCTTTTCTGGCGGCATCTGTGGTCGGACTGTTTCAGGATACTATCTCCAAAATGGCCCTCCTTGCGGTTTTTATGCCGATTGTCGCCGGTGAAGGAGGAAACGCCGCAACGCAGGCACTTGCCGTTGTTGTAAGAGGAATTGCGATGAATGACATAGATTGGCGTGAAGCAAAAGGAATCATTTTTAAGGAAGCTATGGCCGGTCTTTTTAACGGGGTAATTGTAGGTTTGATTGCCGGAATAGTAGCTGTTTTCTTTCACGGCACACCTATGCTTGGGGTTGTTTTGGGTATAGCAATGATTGCCAATCTTTTTATCGCTGGATTTTTCGGGGCACTTGTTCCTTTTATTCTGAAATCCATGAAAATTGATCCTGCAATTGCCAGCACCGTTTTCGTCACGACAGCTACCGATATCATCGGTTTTTTTGTGTTTTTAGGACTTGGCACTATTCTTCTGCTGTAG
- a CDS encoding DUF368 domain-containing protein, producing the protein MKTQKKTDKPLLQLFVTGFIMGTADLIPGVSGGTVAFVAGIYDELLASIKKVSGEVLRLGLQFKIKEAVAAVPYRFLFPLLAGIFTAILSLANLLGYLLDTYPSFVWAFFFGLVIASTWIVAKRVSAWSMPNMISFITFLIVGYTVVGAVPVETPSNLPMYFLSGMIAICAMILPGISGSFILLIMGKYAQVLGAVREMNIGVLISVALGAVVGLSIFSRFLSWLFAKHHDISVAALSGFMLGSVRKLWPWQEVIETRINSHGEVVPLATRNILPQAIDATVLGIIALIAIGVAIVMYIDRLDLVKEEHVG; encoded by the coding sequence ATGAAAACTCAAAAGAAAACAGACAAACCGTTACTTCAGTTATTTGTGACCGGCTTCATCATGGGAACGGCAGATTTGATCCCGGGAGTTTCCGGAGGAACAGTAGCGTTTGTGGCGGGAATTTATGATGAATTGCTTGCGAGTATTAAGAAAGTGAGCGGTGAAGTACTTAGATTAGGGCTTCAGTTCAAAATAAAAGAAGCTGTCGCAGCGGTACCCTACCGTTTTCTTTTCCCCCTTCTTGCCGGTATCTTTACTGCAATTCTTTCACTTGCCAATCTCCTTGGTTACCTTCTTGACACATACCCGTCATTTGTTTGGGCTTTCTTTTTCGGATTGGTCATCGCGTCCACATGGATTGTGGCTAAGCGGGTCTCAGCCTGGAGTATGCCGAACATGATCTCATTTATAACCTTTCTGATTGTGGGGTATACAGTAGTCGGTGCGGTACCGGTAGAGACTCCTTCCAATCTACCCATGTATTTCTTAAGCGGTATGATTGCAATCTGTGCCATGATTCTTCCCGGTATTTCAGGTTCTTTTATCCTTCTTATCATGGGGAAATATGCTCAGGTGCTCGGAGCTGTTCGCGAGATGAATATCGGTGTCCTTATATCAGTAGCACTCGGTGCGGTAGTCGGTCTGTCAATTTTCTCCCGTTTTCTTTCCTGGCTTTTTGCAAAACATCATGATATTTCAGTCGCCGCTTTGTCAGGATTTATGCTGGGTTCTGTCCGAAAGCTTTGGCCATGGCAGGAAGTTATCGAGACACGAATAAACAGTCACGGTGAAGTTGTGCCGCTTGCAACGAGAAACATACTTCCGCAGGCAATTGACGCTACCGTCCTTGGTATTATTGCTCTTATAGCAATCGGAGTTGCTATCGTCATGTACATCGACAGACTGGATCTGGTCAAAGAAGAACACGTCGGATAA
- a CDS encoding type II secretion system protein gives MKTQAGFTLVETIVVLTIVGVLMTFGVVAYSASQRNARDTIRITDAQKVKRALDAFYIDHGFYPNPGGAWRGECNHPWGTPNLAPNDVIPGLVPDYLDEFPHDPQMNRVFSGTTTPCYLYRSNGTDFAFLIHQKDIGGDDNYGKENSLLDTHRDGGSNTCRLDGSAFWSWKVASSGGRCW, from the coding sequence ATGAAAACACAAGCCGGTTTTACCCTGGTAGAAACCATTGTTGTACTCACCATCGTAGGCGTATTGATGACCTTCGGAGTTGTAGCATATTCTGCATCGCAGCGTAATGCACGGGACACCATCCGCATCACTGATGCTCAAAAAGTAAAACGGGCACTGGATGCATTTTATATCGATCACGGTTTTTATCCGAACCCCGGTGGCGCCTGGCGCGGAGAGTGCAACCATCCCTGGGGAACTCCGAATCTCGCACCGAACGATGTCATCCCCGGCCTTGTACCCGACTATCTGGACGAATTTCCTCATGATCCGCAAATGAACCGCGTTTTTTCAGGGACCACTACTCCCTGTTATCTCTACCGATCAAACGGAACTGATTTTGCCTTCCTCATCCATCAGAAAGATATCGGAGGCGATGACAACTACGGAAAGGAAAACTCACTTCTTGACACTCACCGGGACGGAGGATCCAATACCTGTAGATTGGACGGCTCAGCATTCTGGTCATGGAAAGTGGCTTCTTCAGGCGGCAGGTGCTGGTAA
- a CDS encoding efflux RND transporter permease subunit, giving the protein MASYLDRIQFDPRLKNTIHGKFITNFRLVFLLILSIFVIGIINYFEIPRRLNPEVEIPIVTVTTILPGATPEDMEALITIPIEDKLKAVQDVDTITSTSLDNASTIVLQFLSTVDPDEARDEVQQAVDTVTDLPEDAQDPRVAVLDFENQPIWTFALTSDDLPSLMSLSENLKKDLEDLPEVSQVQVSGFEEQEIQVVVDPVKAQEFGISPLVLSQAISGTANSYPAGSINANGSVFSLTIDPGITTIDDIRSIRITTADRIVTLEEIAQVKEISAPDQNKTYYADQNIASRRAVQFFVYKADASNIDTAAEAAVQRVDTQLEPYKNTVKLLTISNYGDLIDEQFTDLLHEFSTTVLLIFTVLLVFLGLRQAVIASFTVPLTFLSAIAVANGLGLSLNFLTLFSFLIALGLLIDDTIVIVTAMTRYYASGKFTPSETGLLVWRDFFIPIWSTTATTIWSFIPLLLATGIIGEFIKPIPLIITATMISSTSIAVLITIPLMIVFLKLVLPYRVRVLVQILGVIIFIAVLTLISPKNALLIPILLVAGLAAWMLYAKREIYIDTIRDYYHKNQSLQKFSQYGSRIVSEGIINLEAVSYQYRNMLNRILAKKSNRRNVIVFLVVFALVSYLLVPLGLVKNEFFPKTDENTIYLSVALPPSTDIQTTTAEAVALTQEVRKIPEVDYVITETGYGFTATFDRSTDPANFLITFALPDPEEREKTSIEIAQELRERFADYSRGRLSVIELSGGPPAGADIQISLLGADYGVLTRYTQEIMNYLEERPGVTNVDTSYKSGTSKIVFVPDQNKLADAGISRETLALWLRTYASGFTLDTIRFDEETDITLRLSQAQVTPEELGSLYIQSPQGNVPLLSLGELKLSTNPTNISHEDTLRTITVSGSVEVGYNIQEINSDLVAYAESLKLPNGYRWQTGGINEENQKSVNSILQAMALSFLLILVTMIIEFGSYRQSAIVMMTIPLAISGVFYVFALTGTPLSFPALIGILALFGIVVTNAIVVIDKINSNMNEGIPVKESILDASASRLEPVLLTSLTTIFGLLPITLSDPLWRGLGGAIIAGLFFSGVIKLFFIPVIYYSWYGTGNKEK; this is encoded by the coding sequence ATGGCCTCATATCTAGACAGAATACAATTCGACCCCAGACTTAAAAACACTATTCACGGAAAATTTATCACCAACTTCCGACTCGTGTTTCTCCTTATATTGAGTATTTTTGTTATCGGCATCATCAATTATTTTGAGATCCCGAGACGCCTCAATCCGGAAGTGGAAATTCCTATTGTGACCGTCACTACAATCCTTCCCGGTGCAACACCCGAAGACATGGAGGCACTTATCACCATTCCCATTGAAGATAAGCTGAAAGCAGTGCAGGATGTCGATACTATCACTTCAACCTCACTTGACAACGCATCCACGATTGTACTTCAGTTTCTCTCAACGGTAGATCCTGATGAAGCGCGTGACGAGGTACAACAGGCAGTTGATACCGTGACCGATCTTCCCGAAGATGCACAGGATCCCCGCGTCGCAGTGCTTGATTTTGAAAACCAACCGATATGGACATTTGCATTGACGTCTGATGATTTGCCTTCACTGATGTCATTATCGGAAAATCTGAAAAAAGATTTGGAGGATCTTCCTGAAGTGTCACAAGTTCAGGTATCCGGATTTGAAGAACAGGAAATTCAGGTAGTTGTCGACCCGGTGAAAGCACAGGAATTCGGTATCTCCCCTCTCGTCTTGTCTCAGGCCATTAGTGGAACGGCTAATTCCTATCCTGCAGGTTCAATCAATGCGAACGGTTCCGTCTTTTCTCTTACTATTGATCCGGGAATCACAACCATTGATGACATCAGGTCTATCCGTATCACAACTGCGGATCGTATCGTCACCCTGGAAGAGATAGCACAGGTGAAAGAAATATCTGCTCCCGATCAAAATAAAACATATTATGCTGATCAGAATATTGCTTCCCGCCGGGCAGTACAATTTTTCGTATATAAAGCTGATGCTTCAAATATCGACACGGCTGCTGAAGCTGCAGTCCAAAGAGTGGATACACAGCTTGAGCCCTATAAAAATACTGTGAAGCTGCTCACTATCAGCAACTACGGAGATCTTATAGACGAACAGTTTACTGATCTTCTTCATGAATTTTCCACAACTGTTTTACTGATTTTCACGGTGCTGCTGGTGTTTCTCGGACTCAGACAGGCGGTTATCGCATCATTTACCGTTCCCCTTACCTTTTTGTCTGCAATTGCAGTTGCCAACGGTTTGGGGCTTTCTCTCAACTTTCTAACGTTGTTTTCCTTTCTGATTGCCCTTGGTCTTCTGATCGATGACACGATTGTCATCGTCACGGCTATGACCCGATACTACGCTTCTGGAAAATTTACACCTTCAGAAACGGGACTTCTGGTGTGGAGAGATTTCTTTATTCCTATCTGGTCCACAACGGCAACGACTATCTGGTCATTTATCCCGCTCCTTCTGGCAACGGGTATCATCGGAGAGTTTATAAAACCGATCCCGCTTATCATAACAGCAACAATGATTTCCTCGACATCAATTGCAGTACTTATCACCATTCCATTAATGATCGTATTCCTGAAACTGGTTCTTCCGTATCGTGTCCGGGTACTGGTTCAGATTCTGGGTGTAATCATTTTTATCGCTGTCCTGACACTTATTTCACCGAAGAATGCACTGCTTATACCGATTCTCCTCGTTGCGGGACTTGCAGCGTGGATGCTGTATGCAAAGCGTGAAATCTATATAGACACAATAAGAGATTATTATCACAAAAATCAATCTTTGCAAAAATTTAGCCAGTACGGAAGCCGCATTGTCAGTGAAGGCATCATCAATCTCGAAGCTGTCAGTTACCAGTATCGGAACATGCTTAACAGGATTTTGGCGAAAAAATCAAACCGAAGGAATGTCATCGTATTTCTCGTTGTGTTTGCTCTGGTCTCATATCTGCTTGTCCCGCTCGGTTTGGTCAAAAATGAATTCTTCCCGAAAACCGATGAAAATACCATCTATCTTTCGGTAGCACTTCCTCCCAGTACGGATATCCAAACAACAACAGCAGAAGCTGTCGCGCTGACACAGGAAGTACGAAAAATACCTGAGGTTGATTATGTTATCACCGAAACAGGATATGGTTTTACGGCAACATTTGACCGCAGTACCGATCCTGCCAATTTTTTGATCACATTTGCCCTTCCTGACCCGGAAGAGCGGGAAAAAACATCCATTGAGATCGCTCAGGAACTGCGGGAACGATTTGCAGATTACTCACGGGGAAGACTCAGCGTGATTGAGCTTTCAGGCGGCCCGCCTGCCGGAGCCGACATCCAGATCAGTTTGCTTGGTGCTGACTACGGAGTTTTGACCCGTTACACTCAGGAAATTATGAACTACCTGGAAGAACGACCGGGAGTGACGAATGTCGATACATCGTACAAGTCCGGTACCAGTAAAATCGTATTTGTCCCCGATCAGAATAAACTGGCCGATGCGGGAATCTCGAGAGAAACACTGGCTTTGTGGCTTCGCACCTATGCATCAGGATTCACCCTTGATACCATCAGATTTGATGAAGAAACCGATATTACATTGCGCCTCTCGCAGGCACAGGTGACTCCTGAAGAACTCGGTTCGCTTTATATCCAGTCTCCTCAGGGGAATGTCCCTCTTTTATCCCTCGGTGAGCTAAAATTGAGTACGAATCCGACGAATATTTCTCATGAGGACACTTTGAGAACCATTACCGTCTCTGGCTCTGTTGAGGTAGGATACAACATACAGGAAATTAACTCTGATCTCGTAGCCTATGCAGAATCGCTGAAACTCCCGAACGGATACCGCTGGCAAACAGGAGGGATCAATGAGGAGAATCAGAAATCAGTGAATTCAATTTTGCAGGCTATGGCATTATCCTTTCTTTTGATTTTAGTTACAATGATTATTGAATTTGGCTCATACCGGCAGTCAGCAATTGTTATGATGACGATTCCACTTGCCATTTCTGGGGTATTTTATGTTTTCGCATTGACCGGTACTCCCCTTTCTTTCCCTGCTCTTATCGGAATTCTCGCTCTATTCGGAATTGTAGTGACTAATGCCATCGTTGTTATTGATAAAATCAACAGTAATATGAATGAAGGGATACCGGTGAAGGAATCAATTCTGGACGCATCGGCAAGCCGACTCGAACCGGTGCTGCTGACATCGCTGACTACCATATTCGGACTTCTGCCGATCACCTTGTCTGACCCGCTCTGGAGAGGTTTAGGAGGTGCGATTATCGCCGGATTATTCTTTTCGGGAGTTATCAAACTGTTTTTTATCCCGGTGATCTACTATTCCTGGTACGGCACGGGTAATAAAGAAAAGTAA